The Stenotrophomonas sp. ZAC14D1_NAIMI4_1 DNA segment GCAGCGCATGAACAACCTGGTGTCCTACCAGCTGGCGCGTGCCGCCTCGTCGGGCCACAAGCTGTTCTCCGCGCCGCTGCCGGTGGAATCCAACGCCGAGGAAATCGTCCGTGGCCTGGAGAAGGTCTACGCGTCGAAGGGCGTGCTGTGCGAATTCGACATCGACCCGGCCGCGCGTTTCCATGGCGAACCGGGCGACCTGCAGGAACTGCTGGGCAACCTGCTGGAAAACGCCTTCAAGTGGGCCAAGCGCCGCGTGCTGCTGACCGCACAGCCGCTGCCGGCACCCAACGCGCGCCGCGCCGGCCTGCTGCTGGCGGTGGACGACGATGGCCCGGGCATCGCCCCGGAAGACATCGGCAAGGTGCTGCAGCGTGGTGTGCGCGGCGATGAGCGCGTGCAGGGCCACGGCATCGGCCTGTCGATCGTGCAGGACCTGATCAAGGATTACCGCGGCGAGCTGCTGGTGGCCCGTTCCAGCGAGCTGGGCGGCGCCCGCTTCGAAGTGCGCCTGCCACCGGGGCCGTAAACCCCGGCACTTCGATCCGCCGGGCATGGCCCGGCGCTACCGGTCGACGTGCCCGCAGGTAGCGCCGGGCCATGCCCGGCGAACGGATGAATCAATCGGCCATTGCCGGCGGCTCGCCATAGAACCGCCGCAGATGCGCGGCCACGTCCGGCAGCGCGTGCGCCAGCAGATCCGGCGCGGAGAAGTGGTACTCGCTGGCCACCGCGAAGAACTCTTCCGGCGCCTCGGCCGCATACGGGTCGATCAGCGTCTCCACGCCAGCATCCACCTGCGCGCAGAACGCGTCGTAGGACTGCTGGAACGCCGCCGCCCACTCGCGCTGCCACGCACGCGGCAACGGCGGGGTGCCGTCCATCGCACCATCCAGCGCATCCAGCTTGTGCACCATTTCATGCACGGCCACGCAGTAGCCCTCGTGCGGCGCGGCCAGGTCGGCCTGCACGTCGGCCCACGACAGGATCAACGGACCGCTGTCCCACGATTCGCCAATCAGCTCGTCATCCCATTCGTGCAGCACGCCGGCCGCATCCATGTGGCTGCGGTGCACGCGGAAGGCGTCGGGGTAGACGATCAGCTGCGACCAGCCCTCCAGCCCGACCTCGCCGAACTCCAGCAGCGGCAGGCAGCACAGCGCGGCCAGCAGCACGCCATCGGCCACCTGCAGCTGCAGCTCGCCAATCGGGGTGATGGTCTTCTCATGCAGGAAGCGGGTGGCCAGCACGCGCAGGCGCGCGCGGCGCGCATCGCCAAGGCCCCGCAGCCAGGCGGCGCGGCCGCAGGCTTCATTCCACACCGCATCTTCGATCGGCCGCGGCGCAGGCCGCAGCCACTGCAGCAACGACTTGATCAGCGGAACATACCCGGCAGGTAGCTGTGCCACTTCGGCGCGCGGATGCGCTGCAGCACATCGTCATCGCTGCCACCGCCGCCACTGCTGGTGGCGCTGCTGGCCGCCGGCCGTACCGGCGCCGGCTTGGCTGCGGTGGCCGAAGCGGTGGACGTGGCGGCACGCTGCGAAGCGGCGTCCGGGGTGGAGTACACGCAGCCCCCACGGCTGTCGTCCAGCGATGCCGTCGCCGACGCCGCAAAGGGCATCGTCAGCAGGATCAGGCAATGGGCATAACGGCGCATTGACGACATCCACGTTAAGGGAGGGTGAGTTCCCGATTCTAGCCCGAACCCGGCCCCGGATTGGAAGCCCCGCCCCCGGCACCCCGCGGGCGTCGCTGGCGGCTTTCCCGCATAATTCCGTTCTGACCTTGTGGAAGCTGCCGTGGACGATCGCCAATTGCTGGCCAAACTCGCTGCCGGTCGCCTGTCCGGCGACGCCCTGGCCCGTGAGCTGGGCCAGACCCGGGCGGCCATTTGGAAGCGCATTCAAGGACTTAGGGCTGCCGGTGTGGGCATCGAAGGCCGTGCAGGCGAGGGCTATGGCCTGAGCCAGCCGCTGGAGCTGCTGGACCCGGCGGCCATCCGCGCGCACCTGCCCGACGACGCCGTGGCCCTGTTGCATGAGCTGCAGGTGGCCTGGACGGTGGATTCCACCAATGCCGAATTGCTGCGTTGCAGCGCGCCACAGCGCGGCGTTTGCGCCCTGCTGGCCGAGCGCCAGACCGGCGGCCGTGGCCGTCGCGGCCGCAGCTGGGCCTCGCCGCTGGCTGCCCACGTCTATCTCTCGGTGCTGCGGCTGTTCTCCGGCGGCCTGGGCCGCCTGGCTGGGCTCAGCCTGGTGGCCGGCAT contains these protein-coding regions:
- a CDS encoding M90 family metallopeptidase, with protein sequence MAQLPAGYVPLIKSLLQWLRPAPRPIEDAVWNEACGRAAWLRGLGDARRARLRVLATRFLHEKTITPIGELQLQVADGVLLAALCCLPLLEFGEVGLEGWSQLIVYPDAFRVHRSHMDAAGVLHEWDDELIGESWDSGPLILSWADVQADLAAPHEGYCVAVHEMVHKLDALDGAMDGTPPLPRAWQREWAAAFQQSYDAFCAQVDAGVETLIDPYAAEAPEEFFAVASEYHFSAPDLLAHALPDVAAHLRRFYGEPPAMAD